A stretch of the Bacillus licheniformis DSM 13 = ATCC 14580 genome encodes the following:
- a CDS encoding THUMP domain-containing class I SAM-dependent RNA methyltransferase, whose product MKTYTLIATAPMGIEAIVAKEVRDLGYDCTVDNGKVVFEGDALAICRANLWLRTADRVKVQAAEFIAKTFDELFEKTKAIDWSAYLPEHASFPVTGKSVKSVLASVPDCQRIVKKAIAEKLKSEYQTQGEWLEETGPEYKIEVSLLKDKAVITLDSSGAGLHKRGYRTGQGEAPLKETLAAALILLTNWTPDRPFVDPFCGSGTIPIEAALIGQNIAPGFNRDFASERWEWIGKEVWDQARLEVEEKANYDQPLSISGYDLDHRMIEIAKANAEEAGLADFIEFKQMQVKDFRTKEEYGVIVGNPPYGERLGEKKAVEAMYKDMGKAFAELDTWSVYMLTSNERFEECYGKKATKKRKLFNGFIKTDYYQYWGKRPPKPNKEK is encoded by the coding sequence ATGAAAACCTATACATTAATCGCAACAGCGCCGATGGGAATTGAAGCGATCGTCGCCAAAGAGGTGCGCGACCTTGGATATGATTGTACAGTTGACAACGGTAAAGTCGTGTTTGAAGGCGATGCCCTCGCCATCTGCAGAGCCAATCTGTGGCTGAGAACCGCTGACAGGGTGAAAGTGCAGGCTGCCGAATTTATAGCCAAGACCTTTGACGAGCTATTTGAGAAGACAAAAGCGATCGACTGGAGCGCCTATCTTCCTGAACACGCGTCATTCCCCGTGACGGGAAAGTCTGTTAAATCAGTGCTCGCAAGCGTGCCGGACTGCCAGCGCATCGTCAAAAAAGCGATCGCCGAGAAGCTGAAATCAGAATATCAGACACAGGGCGAGTGGCTTGAGGAAACAGGGCCGGAATACAAAATTGAAGTCTCTCTTTTAAAAGACAAAGCGGTCATAACGCTTGATTCATCCGGAGCCGGGCTTCATAAACGGGGATATCGAACCGGCCAAGGGGAAGCGCCGCTGAAAGAAACCCTTGCTGCAGCTTTGATTCTATTGACAAATTGGACGCCTGACAGGCCTTTCGTCGATCCGTTTTGCGGTTCGGGTACGATACCGATCGAAGCCGCTTTGATCGGCCAAAATATCGCCCCGGGTTTCAACAGGGATTTTGCATCTGAAAGATGGGAATGGATCGGTAAAGAAGTGTGGGATCAAGCGAGGCTGGAAGTCGAAGAAAAAGCGAATTATGATCAGCCGCTTTCAATCTCGGGGTATGACCTGGATCATCGCATGATCGAAATCGCCAAGGCAAACGCCGAGGAAGCTGGACTCGCCGATTTCATCGAATTTAAGCAAATGCAGGTAAAGGATTTTCGGACGAAAGAGGAATACGGCGTAATTGTCGGAAATCCGCCGTACGGGGAACGCCTCGGTGAAAAGAAAGCAGTCGAAGCCATGTATAAGGATATGGGCAAAGCATTTGCCGAGCTTGATACATGGTCTGTCTACATGCTGACATCAAACGAGCGTTTTGAAGAGTGCTACGGGAAAAAAGCAACGAAAAAACGGAAGCTCTTTAACGGTTTTATTAAGACGGACTATTACCAGTATTGGGGGAAAAGGCCGCCAAAACCGAACAAAGAAAAGTGA
- the gpsB gene encoding cell division regulator GpsB: MLADKVKLSAKEILEKEFKTGVRGYKQEDVDKFLDMVIKDYEAFHQEIEELQQENLQLKKQLEEANKRQPAQSNTTNFDILKRLSNLEKHVFGSKLYD, translated from the coding sequence ATGCTTGCTGATAAAGTGAAGCTTTCTGCTAAAGAAATTTTGGAAAAAGAATTCAAAACAGGAGTCAGAGGCTACAAGCAGGAAGACGTTGACAAATTCTTGGACATGGTTATTAAGGACTATGAAGCCTTCCATCAGGAAATCGAAGAATTGCAGCAGGAAAACCTGCAGTTGAAAAAACAGCTTGAAGAAGCCAACAAGCGACAGCCGGCTCAATCAAATACGACCAATTTTGATATTCTAAAACGACTTTCCAATTTGGAAAAACATGTATTTGGAAGCAAATTATACGATTGA
- a CDS encoding DUF1273 domain-containing protein: MKVLAVTGYKPFELGIFKHDDKALFYIKKALENRMIALLEEGLEWVLISGQLGTELWAAEVAFSLQEEFPDLKVAVITPFLEQEKKWSEKNQEQYEAVLAASDFTESLTHRPYESPVQFKQKNRFFIEKADGLLILYDEEIEGSPVYMLNEAKKAQEKRDFPIYTITMDDLRVTVEECSFYEE; the protein is encoded by the coding sequence ATGAAAGTATTGGCCGTTACAGGGTACAAGCCGTTTGAACTCGGGATTTTCAAACACGATGACAAGGCCCTGTTCTACATAAAAAAAGCGCTTGAAAACCGGATGATCGCTCTCCTTGAGGAAGGCCTGGAATGGGTCCTTATCTCGGGCCAGCTCGGGACTGAACTATGGGCGGCGGAAGTCGCGTTTTCGCTGCAGGAAGAATTTCCCGACTTGAAAGTGGCGGTCATCACTCCGTTTTTGGAACAGGAAAAGAAGTGGAGCGAGAAAAATCAAGAGCAGTATGAAGCCGTGCTCGCAGCCAGCGATTTCACTGAAAGCTTGACACACAGGCCGTACGAAAGCCCGGTGCAATTCAAACAAAAAAACCGGTTCTTCATCGAAAAGGCGGATGGCTTATTGATTCTGTACGATGAAGAAATCGAAGGCTCGCCTGTGTATATGCTGAATGAAGCAAAAAAGGCTCAGGAAAAACGCGATTTTCCGATCTACACGATTACGATGGATGACTTGAGAGTCACTGTTGAAGAATGCAGCTTTTACGAAGAGTAA
- a CDS encoding CotD family spore coat protein, whose protein sequence is MHCKPHVMAPIVHPTQCCYNHTHSKTVVPHIHPQHTTNVNHQHFQHVHYYPQTQSAVNKASHQHFVSPGAGMMPGPGGMPGPGMGMGPY, encoded by the coding sequence ATGCACTGTAAACCGCATGTAATGGCGCCGATTGTTCATCCTACTCAATGCTGCTACAACCATACGCACAGCAAAACCGTCGTACCGCACATTCACCCGCAGCACACAACGAATGTCAACCATCAGCATTTTCAGCATGTTCATTACTACCCGCAAACTCAATCAGCTGTCAACAAGGCGTCACATCAGCACTTCGTGAGCCCTGGAGCAGGAATGATGCCTGGGCCTGGAGGGATGCCGGGACCTGGAATGGGCATGGGGCCTTACTAA
- a CDS encoding ribonuclease H-like domain-containing protein → MSLKRKLNRYKHHLGNQAKEEKTEPPADKLTSLSVSFEKEWAELGVKPYVFEECYCLIREVVYPLTHVHGHYAFSELHETVRRWNNSAVSHSLSSKGYTPSQLFFFDTETTGLGGGAGNAIFLLGHARVYDDRVVVKQHLLPKPGYEAALYHSFLSEVDIQSLVTYNGKAFDWPQVKTRHTLIRDRVPKLPDFGHFDLLHGSRRLWKHKFDRVSLGTVEKEELGVVRTEDTPGYLAPMMYFHFLKEERPEIIEGVLRHNELDVLSLITLYIHLSKKILTPEQTAEANEKYAMAKWLLANRETELATAQLQELEKKPFEHSERASFDLSMQYKKQGMLKEAAALWLKLQNGEDGKTAWRAGIELAKYFEHRKRDIRAALEVAENLLEQHGSQKFELTEKEMAGLLRRRERLERKYGRNIPRASAENDDLRKPNISSTL, encoded by the coding sequence ATGTCTTTAAAACGAAAACTTAATCGCTATAAGCATCACCTGGGAAATCAAGCGAAAGAAGAAAAAACGGAACCTCCCGCAGATAAGCTGACTTCCTTGTCCGTCAGTTTTGAAAAAGAATGGGCCGAACTCGGTGTTAAACCATATGTGTTTGAGGAATGCTATTGCCTGATCAGGGAAGTCGTTTACCCGTTGACTCATGTTCATGGTCATTACGCGTTTTCTGAGCTGCATGAGACGGTTAGGCGATGGAACAACAGCGCCGTTTCCCATTCGCTTTCAAGCAAAGGGTACACACCGAGCCAGCTCTTCTTCTTTGATACGGAAACGACCGGTCTCGGAGGCGGGGCCGGCAATGCGATCTTTTTGCTCGGCCATGCAAGGGTGTATGACGACCGCGTAGTCGTCAAACAGCATCTGCTGCCAAAGCCGGGGTACGAAGCCGCCCTCTATCACAGCTTTCTGAGTGAAGTCGATATTCAGTCTCTTGTCACCTATAACGGCAAAGCGTTCGACTGGCCCCAGGTGAAAACGAGGCACACGCTGATCCGCGACAGGGTCCCAAAGCTTCCGGATTTCGGCCACTTTGACCTGCTGCACGGATCCCGCCGCCTTTGGAAGCATAAATTTGACCGCGTTTCCTTAGGGACGGTGGAAAAGGAAGAGCTGGGCGTTGTAAGAACTGAAGATACGCCGGGCTATCTGGCGCCGATGATGTATTTTCATTTTTTAAAGGAGGAACGGCCGGAAATCATTGAAGGCGTTTTGCGCCATAATGAGCTTGACGTGCTTTCTTTAATCACTCTTTACATCCATTTATCGAAGAAAATCCTCACTCCGGAGCAGACAGCGGAAGCAAACGAAAAGTACGCGATGGCAAAATGGCTCCTCGCCAACCGGGAGACAGAGCTTGCGACAGCGCAATTGCAAGAGCTTGAAAAAAAACCTTTTGAACATTCTGAACGCGCATCATTCGATTTATCCATGCAGTATAAAAAACAAGGCATGCTAAAAGAAGCCGCAGCCCTTTGGCTGAAGCTCCAAAATGGAGAAGACGGAAAAACCGCCTGGCGCGCAGGCATCGAACTTGCCAAATACTTTGAACATCGAAAGCGGGATATTCGGGCCGCTCTTGAGGTAGCGGAAAACCTGCTGGAGCAGCACGGTTCACAAAAGTTTGAGCTGACCGAAAAAGAAATGGCCGGCCTCTTGAGAAGGCGCGAGCGGCTGGAAAGGAAATACGGACGAAATATTCCCCGGGCAAGCGCAGAAAACGACGATCTTCGAAAGCCAAACATTTCAAGCACGTTATGA
- a CDS encoding DEAD/DEAH box helicase, giving the protein MIQLLKEDQAFSRQIVHWHTIEGKEADYRDFPEGLDKRIVHALQQRGIEKLYSHQADAFLHSAAGKNVTLVTPTASGKTLCYNLPVIQRITEDQDARSLYLFPTKALSQDQKSELNELIDEIGASINCYTYDGDTSPSIRQKVRKAGHIVITNPDMLHSAILPHHTKWVSLFENLKYIVIDELHVYRGVFGSHVANVIRRLMRIAEFYGSKPQFICTSATIANPLELAETLTGQPMHLISNNGAPSGRKHFLFYNPPMVNRSLNIRKSATLEVRKLASEFLKNGIQTIVFARSRVRVEIILTYLQEVMKPIVGPHSIQGYRGGYLPNERRVIEKGLRSGDIKGVVSTNALELGVDIGQLQTCIMTGYPGTISSAWQQAGRAGRRHNEALIVMVASSAPLDQYIVQNPDYFFKQNPETAVINPDNLVILVDHIKCAAFELPFKRTDTFGGIEIEDILDYLAEERVLHLTGNTYHWMNDAFPAHGISLRSASQENVVIIDQSRREKAKVIGEMDRFSAMTLLHDEAIYLHQGIQYQVEKLDWEEKKAFVREVQVDYYTDANLAVLLRVLEVDKEKKTETAAFGFGDVTVQAKATIFKKIKFETHENIGSGPIHLPEEELHTNAAWVQVNDSERQNWNDIKLEEALLGTANVLGHVAALKVMCDPSDLHVFPQIKAVHNEKPTIFLYDRYPGGVGLSQKVYEQMPEIISEAHRLISRCPCESGCPSCIGVSGGDQTKNNALRLLKGWKG; this is encoded by the coding sequence ATGATTCAGCTTCTGAAAGAAGACCAAGCTTTCAGCAGGCAAATTGTTCATTGGCATACAATCGAGGGAAAAGAAGCGGATTACCGCGATTTTCCTGAAGGTTTAGATAAGAGAATCGTGCATGCTTTACAGCAAAGAGGGATAGAAAAGCTGTATTCCCATCAGGCCGACGCATTTCTGCACAGCGCCGCCGGCAAAAACGTGACGCTTGTGACGCCGACGGCATCTGGGAAGACGCTTTGCTACAATCTGCCCGTCATTCAGAGGATCACAGAAGACCAAGATGCGCGCAGCTTATACCTTTTTCCTACTAAAGCATTGTCGCAGGACCAAAAAAGCGAACTGAATGAATTAATCGATGAAATCGGTGCGTCGATCAACTGTTATACATATGACGGAGATACGTCGCCTTCGATCAGGCAGAAAGTCAGAAAAGCGGGCCATATCGTGATTACAAATCCAGATATGCTGCATTCGGCGATCTTGCCTCACCATACAAAATGGGTGTCATTGTTTGAAAATCTGAAATACATCGTCATCGATGAGCTTCACGTATACAGGGGAGTCTTTGGCAGCCATGTAGCCAATGTCATCAGACGGCTGATGCGGATTGCTGAATTTTATGGAAGCAAGCCGCAGTTTATCTGTACATCCGCGACGATCGCCAATCCATTGGAGCTCGCTGAGACGCTCACGGGGCAGCCGATGCACCTGATTTCAAACAACGGCGCCCCGTCGGGAAGAAAGCACTTCTTATTTTACAACCCGCCGATGGTCAACCGTTCCCTTAACATCAGAAAAAGCGCGACCCTTGAAGTGAGAAAGCTCGCATCCGAATTTCTAAAAAACGGCATTCAGACGATTGTGTTTGCAAGAAGCAGAGTTCGGGTGGAAATTATATTGACATACTTGCAGGAAGTGATGAAGCCGATTGTCGGCCCGCATTCGATTCAGGGGTACAGGGGCGGCTATCTGCCGAACGAGCGGCGCGTCATTGAAAAAGGCCTTCGCAGCGGGGACATCAAAGGCGTTGTCAGCACGAATGCACTCGAACTGGGCGTTGACATCGGACAGCTGCAGACATGCATCATGACCGGTTATCCTGGAACGATCTCAAGCGCCTGGCAGCAGGCCGGCCGCGCCGGAAGAAGGCACAACGAAGCGCTGATTGTCATGGTGGCAAGTTCCGCCCCGCTCGATCAGTACATCGTACAGAATCCGGACTATTTCTTTAAACAAAATCCCGAGACTGCCGTCATTAACCCGGACAACCTGGTCATTCTCGTCGATCATATCAAATGCGCGGCCTTTGAACTGCCATTCAAAAGAACGGACACATTCGGCGGTATCGAAATTGAGGATATTCTTGACTACTTGGCAGAAGAAAGGGTCCTCCACTTAACCGGGAATACGTACCACTGGATGAATGACGCTTTTCCCGCGCACGGCATCAGCTTAAGATCGGCTTCTCAGGAAAATGTTGTGATTATTGATCAGTCAAGACGCGAGAAGGCGAAAGTAATCGGGGAAATGGACAGGTTCAGCGCCATGACGCTTCTTCACGATGAAGCCATTTATTTGCATCAAGGCATCCAATACCAGGTGGAAAAGCTTGACTGGGAGGAGAAAAAGGCGTTTGTCCGCGAGGTTCAAGTTGATTACTATACCGATGCCAATCTTGCCGTCTTGCTGAGAGTTCTCGAGGTTGACAAGGAGAAAAAGACGGAAACCGCAGCGTTCGGTTTTGGGGATGTGACCGTTCAGGCAAAAGCGACGATTTTTAAGAAAATAAAATTTGAGACGCATGAAAATATCGGTTCAGGACCGATTCATCTGCCTGAAGAGGAGCTGCATACCAATGCGGCTTGGGTGCAGGTGAACGATAGTGAGCGGCAAAATTGGAATGACATCAAATTGGAAGAGGCTTTGCTTGGGACTGCAAACGTTCTTGGGCATGTAGCCGCCTTAAAAGTGATGTGCGATCCATCTGATCTGCATGTTTTTCCGCAAATCAAAGCCGTTCATAACGAAAAGCCGACGATCTTTTTGTATGATCGCTATCCCGGCGGAGTGGGTCTTTCACAAAAAGTGTATGAACAAATGCCCGAGATCATCAGTGAAGCGCATCGGCTGATTTCAAGATGTCCGTGTGAGTCAGGATGCCCTTCCTGCATAGGAGTGAGCGGCGGCGATCAGACAAAAAACAATGCTCTGCGCCTTTTAAAAGGCTGGAAAGGTTGA
- a CDS encoding PTS sugar transporter subunit IIA, whose protein sequence is MLKKLFGIGQKQDEVKEETVFSPVDGQVLELSKVPDPVFSQKMMGDGMAVEPSAGEIVSPVDGEVIQLFHTKHAIGIRSLSGVELLIHIGLETVAMEGEGFTAHVKEGDKVKVGDPLITCDLELIKEKASSTITPIVIMNGDVLERVTKHEEAAAKKSETKLMELKVK, encoded by the coding sequence TTGCTGAAAAAATTATTCGGTATTGGTCAAAAACAAGATGAAGTGAAAGAAGAAACCGTTTTTTCACCGGTTGACGGACAAGTTTTGGAACTTTCAAAAGTTCCTGACCCCGTTTTCTCTCAAAAGATGATGGGTGACGGAATGGCTGTCGAGCCTTCCGCGGGCGAGATCGTATCGCCTGTCGACGGGGAAGTGATCCAGCTGTTCCACACAAAACACGCCATAGGCATTCGTTCATTGTCCGGCGTGGAGCTCTTGATTCACATCGGTCTGGAAACCGTAGCAATGGAAGGCGAAGGTTTCACAGCCCATGTCAAAGAAGGAGACAAAGTAAAAGTCGGCGATCCTTTAATAACATGCGATTTGGAACTGATCAAGGAAAAAGCGAGCAGCACAATTACGCCGATCGTCATTATGAACGGCGATGTGTTGGAACGCGTCACAAAACATGAAGAGGCAGCAGCGAAAAAAAGCGAGACAAAGCTCATGGAGCTTAAAGTAAAGTAA
- a CDS encoding YppG family protein, whose protein sequence is MEERRSAVYPYSGPGAHIQAYQQNHQAYHPVQLYFSQETVPYAHPAQRPQPYQQPIEQNLDPFSVYHQPVQQQMQPLPPFQGFPYQHPYPSPRPNLHQPSQFQSFLSQFKKKNGQIDFSKMMDTAGQMVSTVNQVGALAKGFMGFFK, encoded by the coding sequence ATGGAAGAGAGGAGATCCGCCGTATATCCTTATTCCGGCCCTGGTGCGCATATTCAAGCCTATCAGCAAAACCATCAGGCCTATCATCCCGTTCAGCTGTACTTCAGCCAGGAAACCGTTCCGTACGCCCATCCTGCACAGCGGCCGCAGCCATATCAGCAGCCGATTGAGCAGAATTTGGACCCGTTTTCAGTCTATCATCAGCCTGTTCAGCAGCAAATGCAGCCGCTTCCGCCGTTTCAGGGATTTCCTTATCAGCATCCATACCCTTCGCCGCGGCCTAATCTCCATCAGCCGTCACAGTTTCAAAGCTTTCTGTCGCAATTCAAAAAAAAGAACGGGCAGATTGATTTCAGCAAAATGATGGACACCGCAGGCCAGATGGTGAGCACGGTCAATCAGGTCGGAGCGCTTGCCAAAGGGTTTATGGGATTCTTCAAATAA
- a CDS encoding YppF family protein — MNVSYLRNCFAEMKQYETDCMNKLMDFAKFLYIQGHLTLNEFRTSMKVLEANGAQHPAYDMNTDAS; from the coding sequence ATGAACGTATCATACTTAAGAAATTGTTTTGCCGAGATGAAACAGTATGAGACAGACTGCATGAACAAACTGATGGATTTCGCTAAGTTTTTGTATATCCAGGGACATCTGACATTAAACGAATTTCGCACAAGTATGAAAGTTCTTGAAGCGAATGGCGCACAGCACCCTGCTTATGATATGAATACGGACGCCAGCTAA
- a CDS encoding YppE family protein, whose amino-acid sequence MDTQSLLIQTQDLIRLVKEAEERYRKGKEEGTEYDFFEVVKPSVERFEQTVKSWLAESLSYIKANRPKYIYEEQLNSVEENANEIFMQSYFCKIHKKRFKDLTESVLYTLKNVEDDILKEDRA is encoded by the coding sequence TTGGATACACAATCTCTTCTTATACAGACACAGGATTTAATCCGCCTTGTAAAAGAAGCGGAAGAACGATATAGAAAGGGAAAAGAGGAAGGGACGGAATACGATTTTTTCGAGGTTGTCAAACCTTCTGTCGAGAGGTTCGAACAAACAGTGAAAAGCTGGCTGGCGGAAAGCCTGTCTTATATCAAGGCCAATCGGCCAAAATACATTTACGAAGAACAGCTCAACTCGGTTGAGGAAAATGCGAATGAAATTTTCATGCAGTCCTATTTCTGCAAAATTCATAAAAAACGCTTTAAAGATCTGACGGAATCCGTCCTCTACACGCTCAAAAACGTAGAAGACGATATATTAAAAGAAGACCGGGCCTAA
- a CDS encoding YppD family protein, with product MNGFASKDSVLQMLLETESDMSSAEKALTEAVRRTEQEKQSAWNERLDLIEKELAELSSCLNSTLMGVEPGVETA from the coding sequence ATGAACGGATTTGCAAGCAAAGACTCGGTCCTTCAAATGCTTTTGGAAACGGAATCAGACATGTCGTCTGCGGAGAAGGCTTTGACAGAAGCCGTACGCCGGACGGAGCAGGAAAAGCAGTCTGCCTGGAACGAACGGCTCGATCTGATTGAAAAAGAGCTGGCAGAACTCAGCTCATGTTTAAACAGCACGTTAATGGGAGTGGAGCCCGGGGTAGAGACGGCTTAA
- the sspM gene encoding acid-soluble spore protein SspM — MENNKKKSPAKTKPDAKQTDTLDKKLGGPNRPST, encoded by the coding sequence GTGGAAAACAATAAAAAGAAATCACCTGCGAAAACAAAACCAGATGCTAAACAAACAGACACACTGGATAAGAAATTAGGCGGACCTAACCGCCCGTCTACTTAA
- a CDS encoding DUF2515 domain-containing protein yields MHNTFSAAELTSRIQELTAKLNKDNISRTNAYKRYFDRHPEIKWSLLASFVSRNAGWSMTDLKGRLFELGLTAFQQKWLFLAYERANWLIFSDAYPQLLLYHWSKQLGQPLFHLLSSFGVSSFMKTEWERFWHERDQKRLMYALIINEQNTIQTPIIQNPLFKKNVFQTIPFQLCEWFHFNTVIFPTVEGVFYGVSVKRFTSLKERIKLGKQLSELLFSPELFPGFFHFTSCVPHTGSRFDMERWAGVKIRTSPFLRTCYPVVAHSLDGLKCDWFRGGKREAMFKDEKLPKTIEITDWYFQKRRQLQALFSLEHWLNKR; encoded by the coding sequence TTGCACAACACTTTTTCCGCGGCGGAGCTGACGAGCCGCATTCAAGAGCTGACCGCAAAACTGAACAAGGACAATATCTCACGGACAAATGCCTACAAACGCTACTTTGACCGCCATCCTGAAATCAAGTGGTCGCTTTTGGCTTCATTTGTTTCCCGGAATGCCGGCTGGTCGATGACCGATTTAAAAGGGCGCTTATTCGAGCTCGGACTTACGGCTTTTCAGCAGAAATGGCTGTTTTTAGCGTATGAGAGAGCGAACTGGCTGATCTTTTCAGACGCCTATCCGCAGCTCCTGCTATACCATTGGTCCAAGCAGCTTGGCCAGCCGCTGTTTCATTTGCTCTCCTCATTTGGCGTGTCTTCATTTATGAAAACGGAGTGGGAGCGGTTCTGGCATGAGCGCGATCAAAAGCGGCTCATGTACGCTCTCATTATAAATGAACAAAACACTATCCAAACTCCTATTATACAAAATCCTTTGTTTAAAAAGAATGTTTTTCAGACGATTCCTTTTCAGCTGTGTGAATGGTTTCACTTCAACACGGTCATTTTCCCGACGGTTGAAGGCGTTTTTTACGGTGTGTCTGTCAAACGCTTCACCAGTTTAAAGGAAAGGATCAAGCTCGGCAAGCAATTAAGCGAGCTGCTGTTTTCGCCTGAGCTTTTCCCCGGTTTTTTTCATTTTACATCATGTGTTCCGCATACCGGGTCGCGCTTTGATATGGAGCGCTGGGCAGGGGTTAAAATCAGAACCTCGCCGTTTTTGAGAACGTGTTATCCCGTTGTTGCCCATTCATTAGACGGATTAAAATGCGATTGGTTTCGCGGAGGAAAGAGGGAGGCGATGTTCAAAGATGAAAAACTGCCGAAAACGATCGAAATCACCGATTGGTATTTTCAAAAAAGAAGGCAGCTGCAGGCATTGTTTTCGCTGGAGCATTGGCTGAATAAGAGGTGA
- the recU gene encoding Holliday junction resolvase RecU has product MIRYPNGKSYQPKTAASSLQKKPSYSNRGMTLEDDLNETNMYYQSHSIAVIHKKPTPVQIVQVDYPKRSAAVIKEAYFKQSSTTDYNGVYKGRYIDFEAKETKSRTSFPLQNFHDHQIEHMKQVVAQDGICFVIISAFEEIYFLEAEKLFYFWERKKQNGRKSIRKDELQEAAHPISLGYSPRIDYIKIIDQLYFSPS; this is encoded by the coding sequence GTGATTCGTTACCCGAACGGCAAATCCTATCAGCCGAAAACAGCTGCCTCATCCTTGCAAAAGAAGCCGTCGTATTCCAATCGCGGCATGACCCTCGAAGATGACCTGAATGAAACGAATATGTATTATCAATCTCATTCGATTGCGGTCATCCATAAAAAACCGACACCTGTACAGATTGTCCAGGTCGATTATCCGAAGCGAAGCGCTGCGGTTATCAAAGAAGCATATTTCAAGCAGTCGTCAACTACTGATTATAATGGGGTTTATAAAGGCCGCTACATCGATTTTGAAGCGAAAGAAACAAAGAGCCGAACCTCGTTCCCGCTTCAGAATTTCCACGATCATCAGATCGAGCATATGAAGCAGGTTGTGGCGCAAGACGGCATTTGTTTTGTTATCATATCCGCTTTTGAAGAAATTTATTTTTTGGAAGCAGAAAAATTATTTTATTTCTGGGAGCGGAAAAAGCAAAACGGCAGAAAATCGATCCGAAAAGACGAGCTTCAGGAAGCCGCTCACCCCATTTCACTTGGATACTCGCCAAGAATTGATTATATTAAGATTATTGATCAGTTGTATTTTTCGCCATCATAA